CTTTGGAAACTAACGAGCAGCAATGTGGTGAGCAAAATGTTGTTGTgaataaagatgatgatgatatcattttcaaaaaattgaaggcTTTTTTTAAGCGATCGTAGTAATgaatacaaatataaattactCCTTTTTATAGTCCTTAGAATggcaaatataaatagagCAAAATAGCGTCTGAACTATAGCATAATTAATATACCATGGtgattcttcaacttttacgctgaattttttttgttttggATACAGAATTAATGTACTGTTGAATTCCACCATCTaagtatttcaatttgGACTTTTCAATGGTATATATTTCTCTTGCAATGTGAGATATAAAGTATTGGTCGTGCGAAGAGATCACCAAGGCACCATTATAGTTCAGTAGCGCCCCAATTAACGAATCTACCGATAATATATCTAAATGGTTAGTTGGTTCATCGAGGAAAAGAACATGAGGAAcagaatcaaatatatggaGAGCCAAAGCGACACGAGCAAGTTCACCGCCGCTAAGGACATCTAAAGAACTAATAGAAACATTACCTCTGATCCCAAATCCACCTAAATGTGCACGGGCGTCACTTTCTTTCTTGTTGGGACATTTGTTTAGCAAAAGTGAAACTGGAGTGGTCTCAGGTGTACAAGAATTCAAAACTTCTTCTGCATTATGTTGGGAGAAGAGACTAATCTTAGCGTTCCCGGGCCATTGTACTACACCCGAGGTCGGCAATAAGTCACCAGTAAGAATTTTCATTAGAGTAGACTTACCATAACCATTAGCTCCAAGAATTGCAATGCGTGCTCTTTGAGAAACTCCTAGGGAAACTTTagttaaaattaatttttgacGATTATTATATCGAAACGAAACATCATCTAATTTTATCAAGTCGCCTTGGTACCTTAGGGGCGAAGGATCTCCAATCCGCCATTTCTGGATTACTTCTTTCCCCTCTACTTCAACATCATCTCTGATAGCTTCATGGTAACCCGGACGATCTCTATTTAACTTGAATCTATGACCCTTACTATTTACTTCCATCCCCAAACGATccatttttttctttttcgaAGCAATGACAGCCAACTTTTTGTCGTCACCACTCTTACGAGCAGTGGCAGCACCTTTTTCCATACTTTTTTGGGCTGCTGTCTTTTTTTTGTCGATAGCGTTGGCCACCGTTTTTAGATGCGCTTGTCTTTCCTCGtaattttccaaatattcATCGTAATTCCCCTTATAATATACTAgtgatttattttttagCACAATAACCTCATCAATTGTTGCATTGAGGAAAGCCCTATCATGAGACACTAATAATATCGTAGTGTTATCTAAACCAGCGAGGTACTTTTGTAACCAAAGAATAGCTGGCAAATCTAAATGGTTAGTTGGTTCATCTAATAGTAAAACATCAGGCTTTATAAGCAAGGCCGAGGCCAACGAAACTCTAACCCTCCATCCGCCAGAAAGATCTTTCAAGCGTCCACCTTGCATTTCATTAGTAAATCCGAGACCCGATAAAATCGCATGGACATTACTGACGATAACTTCCTCGTTATCATATATTgccaatttttcattcatttcatttaaaaGGTCTTGAACCATCTCCACTAATTTGATCTTATGCGAACCGTTAGGTTCCTCCAAAGCTAGTTTTTCAATCTGACGTAATTCATCCTCCttattgttcaatatcttcCGTGCAACTGCTCCTCGCGCCCCACTTCGTTCCATAGCGGTCTTTTGTGCATCCTCGAACTCTCTTTTTTGATTATCAAGTTGAATTTTGTGAAAACATTGAGCAATTTCGGTATCATCACCAGACCCTAATGCCTCTTCAAGAGCCTTAGCACATCGCACAAGATTTGTCCTTTCTTTATCAGAATTTATAACTGCTTCGATAACAGTAAGTTCTAATTCGAGACCACTTACTAATTGTTCCACATACAAACTTCTGATATTAGAGGGAAATCCCgtaattattttgtttccAATGCATTTTAATAGCGTTGTTTTTCCTGTACCATTGCCTCCAACCAATCCGTAATGTATGCCCGCAAACAATTGCAAATCCGTATCGACTATTAAATCTCTGTCGCCTACTGATATATTCACTTGTTTAAGATCAACGTTATTAAAGAGGGTCTCCAACGTCTCGCTATGAAATCTTGAAACTTGACTAGTTGCAACTATAGTATTCTTTGCACATTTAGAGCCTTTCAGGTTCTTTGGCCTCTTAGGCATTATAACTCTTCTACTCTATTGAAAAGGAATGCTTCGtgtcaatatttttagCTCCACTTCTTATACCTCGAAATATCTCTCACAAATCCCCATTTGGAATTATGATTCATTTTATATCATAGTCACATGGTCATCGTATGtgttgaaatcaaaacTGATACTAGATACTACGACCTTTCAAGTGTACTTTCAAGCATAATACGGCGTCTCCAAGTTAACATTGACTGAACTTCTCATATTGAACAGAAATAGGAATTTCACTTTAATTGGTATCAAGGTTTCTCACTATTGACAATTGAGCTCATGCATTCAGAAGGTATATATAGCACCACAGACTTTTATTGTAGCCTCAAGAGATTCCCACATCCAAATGAAAGTAAAAAGTATATAGGAAGAAGTGCATAGTACAAAATATATGTAGACATATTGAAGACAtaattgtttcaattcATACTTGATATAAACTGCTCAAATTCCTAGGCACCATAGGCCGGTCTTTAATAGAAAATAAGTTCGATTCAAGGGaacaatttaaaattattttaaaaGGCAATGATATAGGTTTATTATATCTAAGGatataattctaatgaGTGGTTATGTACGGTTTCAAAGACTTGTTTTAAACATTCCGATTTATAAAGCCAACCAAAAGTAAAAAATCATGTAAGCAATGAAAAAAAGTGTAGTCGCAAGTTGTATTCGTCCACGAAGcttttcattcttttcaaatttcgTTGTTGTAGTAATTGGATCCAATGGCCCTGGTGTACCATATTTTTTCCAGTTATCGTTTTTGCtgaagatattttcattgtAATATTGCTTTACATCTTCGTCACTCGTTTTTTTTGCTGCAATAAGAATTGCATCATTTCCATGAATCTCATCCTCATCTATgtctttatattttgtattcaattttctcCTGATGTCGGCCATATTTTTCTTAAACATCTTGTCTAAAAAAGCGGCGCTTCTCAGGAATCCAACCCCGAATGGAACACATTTTTTCCCCTCCTGAAAgatattagaagaaatatcattcCAAATTGCAATTTGCCCAAATGTATACAATTCCTTAAACGGCCGCCTCTTAATAGACTCAATCATCAAAAATTCGGTAAGTTTTCTCAGACTATAGTAAGAATAGAAATTTATGGATACAGATAATAAGATACATCCAAACGTAAGTTCCCAAGACATTATACTTGGActgatttcaataaaatcataatatattaaGGCGACCTCGGCCAGAATTAGAGTCAAAAAAGCAGGAATGACTACCTtaagtatattattaaatgttTCCCAACGTGACATATCTTGATTCTGGTAGATGGTAGGTATAAAGCTTTTTCgtcaaatttcaaataagaTTTAAGATATCTGCGAGTAGTGTACTTGGTTCTGCTCAATctaaaaaataaaaaaatatatagagGTAATCTTAGTAGagtcaaaataaataagaatGTTTACATTACAATATGTATTGTCTAATATTGGTATGGATCCTTTAATGTTTTTCATGGGTTTTATGGCATTAGCCGAGATACTAAGGGGTCGCTGTCCATCGTTAATATTGTATCTAAACGTTATTGTCCTGACGCAGGCTGATCACTTCACAAGCCTAATTAACGATATGAAcgaatcaattgaaaatgttttgATTACGAAAGTAATTGAGAAGAGACCCTTTAAATATCAAGACGAATCGCttctttatattaataCGTGGCAAGAAATTATAGCCGATATAAACTTACAGGTGAGGGCTAAATATAACAACAAGTATTATCACTTGGGAAACATTGAAGTTGCAAAGGACAGGTTTTTTGGTATCatgaataaattttcacTTAGGACGAAAAACGAGTCCTCTATGGTTGACTTTACCTATTGGGAAAAGACCTTATTAATAGCCAGAAATATGTACGAAGAAGACTCGCGTAACGAAAAGATTTGTGACGAGAAGTATTGAAACTAGTTGTGCGTTATATTATCGTACGGAAAAAGCTAGAATTAAGTATTGCTagtgatattgatgatgaaaacaCACTTTATAGAGAAAAGACAAGAATAGGATATACAAATGGTATTGATGACGATTATGAATTATAGACTAAGCTTTATAcatttctaataatggatAATGCACAAGAGAGCAAAGCAATGTATACCAACTTTATTCTAATTTATAGCTTGAAACCGTgttcaatataaatttaaagcCTTAATATATTCTGAAATTCAATGCCTTGGAGTTTAATAACTAAGCGACATTAACGGAAGCATGCGTATTAGAACGAAAGATTTGTACAATCTTTatgtaaattattattgtattaattGCATCTAAGATAATAACCCCAATAGATAGCTATAACTATTCTTAACCTATCcatttatcaacaaaacctaagaatttatttatgaaaCCTAGGCATTCAATTACGACATAAATTAAGCCGTAAGAAGCTAGACAAACAATAATCACAAGCTTTATCGCAAATTCCACACGACTGCGACatctttcattatcttcaaactTGGTTGTTTCGGTAATTGGATTCAATGGTACGGTTGTACCATATTTACTCCAGTTGTCGTTTTTCTTaaagatattttcattgtAATACTGCTTTAAATCTTCGTCATACGTTTTTTTTGCTGCAATAAGAATTGCATCATTTCCACTGACCTCATCCTCATCCATATctttatatattgtatttaaCCGTCTTTTGATGTCGGTCATATTTCTCTTAAATGTTCGTTCTAAGAAAATAGCATTTCCCAGAAGCCCAATTCCAAACGGGACGCATTTTCTTCCCTCCTGAAAGATATTAGAGGAAATATCATTCCAGATTGAATTTTGCCTTAATGTATACAATTTTTTAAACGGCCGCCTCTCAATTGACTCAAGCATCAAAAGTTCGGTAAGTTTTCTCAAACTAAAGCCAGTATAGAACAATGTGgatccaaataataagTAAAGTCCAAATGTAAGTTCATACCATACTATACCTTGActgattttaataaaatcataATATGCTAACGGGATCTCGACCAGAATTAGAGTTAAAAAAGTAGGAATAACTACCTTAAGTATACTATTAACTGTTTCCCAACGTGAcatattttggttttggaaGATAACCTTTTTTACgtcaaatttcaaataaggTCTGAAGACTGGATGCGATTAGCAAAAGTAGTGCTAAATCACAACTCGATTCTGTCGctaaaatatatgaaaagAAGAGTACTCTTGCAAAAGTGCCAAAATAAATAAGCATGTTCACAttacaatatatatcttctAATATATGTGCCAAGCCATTTATGGCTTTCATAATGCTAGTGATATTATTTACGACTTCGATTGGCTGTTATTTAGAGTTGATGGTTTATTTATGTGCAGCTGTTTTGTTGCAAGCTGATCACTTCAAAATGTTGACAAATGATACAAATGAGACAATTGAGCATGTTTTAGTTAGGAGTGTAATTGAAAAGAGACCTTTTAAATATGCAGATGAATCGTCATTATATGCCCATGTTTGGcaagaaataataactGATATTAACATATTAGTAAGGgccaaatataataataaatattatcacTTGGGAAGCATTGAAGATACAAAGGATAGATTTTTTGGTATCATGAATAGTTCTTCACGTTCACTTCGGACGAAAAAGGATCCTTCAACAGTCAACTTTACCGATTGGGAAAAGACCTTATTGATTGCAAGAAATATATACGAAGAAGACTCTTGTAATGAAAAGTGTGACGAAAAGTATTGAAACTAGTTGTGCGTTATATTATCGTAAGGAAAAAGCTAGAACTACGCATTGCTagtgatattgatgatgatcGTAAATTGCAGACTACATTCATGACGAAAAGacaaaagaaggaaaagcAAATGCATTATTTTTGGATACTAAGAATATCTCCATACATTGAAGTAGCTCAATCCTTTTATCTGAAAAAGACACATATACTCATTAAATATGCAATAAGATAATTTTGCTAATGTTATTCATCTGCCGCCATAGCTTCTACAAAATTTAATCTCCCTATATCtaattattatagaatCTCAAATATAAAAGATAAgtcaaattataattttggttttgttTCAACCACAGGGTTTTCTTCATATAATCTCGTCAAGATATCGCTGAAGTATTTCGCCGCGATTGctctttttattttgaaagtaGGAGTAACTACGTTTCTTTCAACAGTCAATGGATTTATGTcaatatgaatattatgCAACCTTTCAAATCCTTGAAGTTGTTTGCCCACAGAAGAGTTGATTTTTAACAAAAATTTTTGtctatttttaaatttgttCATCTCTATCAACAACTGGGTAGTAGTTAAGTAAGACTTTTTGTATCCACAAAAATCATGAAGGAATTTCATTCCAGAATTGTGATCGATACCTGCAATACCGACCAAGTATGATTTTAGACGGTCTCCGTGAATAAATAACTGTGAAAGGATAGGGTTAAATGAGAGATATAcgttttcaactttttctGGGGATACATATTCACCTTGAGCGAGcttaaaaaaattcttcacTCTATCAACTATAAATAACCTACCAGTATCACGATCAATCGTCGCAACATCACCAGTGTGGAACCACCCATCATTATCAAAGCATTCCCCGGTCGCAGATTTATTTCGAAAATATCCGTGGAAAACCATCGGCCCTCTGAATAATACTTCTCCCTTGTTTTCTTTAGCATAGTACCCCATTTCAGGAATCTCTTTTAGCTTGACTTCCTCCCCTACCCCGACACTTCCACATGAACCTGGTTTACATTCATAGGCCCCACCTTGTGTCGAGGCTCCATATGTCTCTGTTAAGCCATATAGTTGCTTTATGCCGATGTTCAAAGACGCCCTTAAATAGCTAAGTGTTGAACCAGATATTGGTGCTGAAGCAGTCTGTGTCCATACCAAGTTATCAAAACCAACAATCGATCTAAGATCTTTATAAGGAGCATAGTTATCGTATTCCTTATGAAGACCTTTTGATCCATCGAACTCACAAtgctttttcaatttataagatataattttatttaccGACGAAGCAATATCCGGATTAGAACTGGATACAGCTGCTTTAATCACTGACTCCATCTTTGTTAATATCCGTGGAACCAATGATAAATAGGTTGGTTTAAAGAGGCgcaaatcttcaattaaattatcaaaagaattCACAGGTGCCAGACTGGTGATGGTTAACTGCGGGAATCCTAAATAATAACCAGTAGTCAATGCAAACCCTGTGGTTCCTCTTTCATAAATGTGTGTTAGCggtaaaaatataaaggCTCTTCCAGGGTTGACTTGGGGCATTGCGCTAGCTAGGAATGTAATAGAAGTCGCAGCATTCTCATGAGTTAACACTACTCCCTTAGGTTTGGAACCAGTTGTCCCCGATGTGAATGCAATGGTGTTCAAAGTATTACCAGTGGGAGGTAATTCCCTGATCCGGGAAGATTTTCCAAACTTCTCTACTTGATCAAAATCATAAAGAGTGATATTTGTAGCTCTGGCCAATTCCATCAAAGACTGatcttcatctttaaatCTTGAGTTAGCATAAGTATGAAATAATGGATCCATAGAAACTATTGTAATAAGATCACCTAATAAGTCAGGAAAATCTCTTTTCATGTTTATGATTCTTCTGACCTTCTCTTTAGAGCAAATTAATATAGGACTCCTAGTTAGATCCAAAATATATCTGATAGCATCTGGTCCGAGTGTGTCGTACAACGAGGTATTACCAAACGAGTACGCAGCACATGCTAAATCACTCAACACCCATTCTAACCGATTTGCCgaaaatattgaaacaaTAAAAGACCAGTTCTCGTCCTCTTGCTCACTGGGCTCTCCGTACTTTCGCCAGTCTCTCAAATGGTTGCCAATCTTCGCGTGACATTTCGACTCCTTCAACTTGAAAGGATTGTTTTTCAAGACATACAAAATGCCCGAACCGAAAtccattcttctttcattCACCTCAGAATACGAAAAACTGCTAAACTGACGGTCTGACACTCCCGTTTCGTAATTATACTTTCTGTATCCAAAACAAGGCCTGTCTGCAAACAACTGCACACTATTGTTAAATAGCTTATTGAGCGTATTCAATCTTGGAtgtatatttgaaataagCTTCCCCGGCAGACTTTTATTTCTGTAGACCAGGGTACACTTTTCTTCCCCTGAATCAATAGGAATTGCTTCGTCTGCATACCGTAATGGTAGCTTAGAAATGAGCGATACAACGTTTCCATTCTCTTCTGGTCCGAACAAACTGTGCGAGAAGTCCTCCTCCTCAATCGACTCTCCAATATTGGTTTTTTTGGTGGTCATATTAAGCTAGTAAAATGATATCTTGGCTAATGCCTTGTAAAAGTACAATCTGGGGTTACCCACCGACATATATACTCCGAGATCACGTGATGCTTGTTTTCTTAAAAATACCCCAAGAATGTTTCACAGTTGACGATACAAAACGGGGCAGACACTTGGGTAACCGAGTTGTAATTACCGCCGTCCAAGGCACGGTGGAGAAAGGTACAAATCAAGTATCTGAAGCAATACCAATGCAAGGCTAATCTGATATAGAAAGCCACTCTCAATGGGTACGAAGGTATAATGTATTGAGTTTAACTAGCATTCAAACTTTATCCAGCCGCTACGAGAGAAGTTTGCAGTTATATTCGTGACGCTGATAGTGTTGCAAATAGGGGAGAAGAAACCTAGACCGTGTCCCCTCTTTTTAGTATTTCGGTTATTGACGGGTATTTCTCGCACCCTTACAGACTTGTCTGCGTAGCGTGCAGCTATATGATCAGCCGTTTTTGAAGTCTGCACACCCTACTCTTATGTTGGGGAAGAGTTTTCACAATTTGAGGCTACTCAATGATAGCATGCATTGATAGGAATCGTTAAATTACTTAGTGTTCATAAACCATTAATGATCTAAGAGAAGTAGGTGATAATACAAACCAAAGGGTGTGGATATTGTGAATGGTTTCTCTaaaattatgaaatcaaatatatatatatatatatatacgtAAATCTTCGTTCAGTTTACTATCTATAATAATTGCTTAGAATTAGTTGAGGTGAGTAGGATTCAAAAGCAAGCTCAGAAGCATTATATATGTATTCTTTGCTAGGATTTTTGTTTAGCTAGTATTTCAATAGAAATTTTGGTAATTGGTTCTACTTCTGAAAAAGCATTGGAAGTTTTAAACCAGTAGTGTGTTTTGTACTTACCTTTTGGATAATTCGGATTCTGACacaatattgaatatatgaACGTATGATTGCATTCAAAGTACCATAATTATCTACATGAAATACATGACCTTGAAGCAGAAGGATTGCAGGgtcaattgattaaattgtCAATTAGTTTAGCTGATTAGAATCATGGTTCCACGTAAAGACAGTTTGATTATGCTTCTCTGGTTCTCGCTATACAAATACTTTCCTATTTGTACAAAACAATTTATACTATGCGGTATAAAAGTAAAGGTAATGCTTGTTTATGCATCGTGCTACATAATTTAACTCCTTTTAAATTAGTATAAATTGAGAATGTCAGAAGCAGCCAATAATGAAAGACTTAGCATATATATAGATGATGCAATCTCTACGATATTAGAAGTCAAACTTAATAGAATTGTTCCACCTACTTTACAAACAATggtcaataataaattcaatgaagCGCCAACATGGTTTACGTCGGAGATGAATAATATCAAGTCTGGCCTTACCGATTAGGAAACTAGAATGAATAGCAAATTTGCTGTACTTGAGGCAAGCTTGAATACCAAATTGGCTGTACTTGAGGCAAGCTTGAATACCAAATTGGCTGTACTTGAGGCAAGAATTGATATGTTAGATTACAGATATTTATGTCTCTTTAATTATCAAAGAAGGATGGGTGCTCATGAGGCTATTAGTGTGCCATTCTTAGATAGAGAAATAAATCAAGAAGAGTTGCCCCCAATTTTGTCAGTTGagaatattaatagatTGACTAAAGAACAAtgtcaaaattatttaatggGATACAaagttcaatttcatccaAACGAAACAGTCAAGTTGAAGGAAATGTTGCGTGACGTAGTAGGTTTAATGGCTAGTCATGACCTTAATTATCAGTTTTCAACCTTTTTCCCATAACTAATTAGGTTCAAACTTATGGAGCCCCAATATTTTTAGTCTTTGTTATTGCTTTTTTAGCATTGGGGTTATATACCAGGAGTGATTAGGTCGAGCAGTTGCCATAAAAAGCATTATATGAATAAAGTAGTTCCGTGCAGTATTTAGTTCcgattttaataaatatgaaaagtAAAGAATATTGAGCGTATACTACAAGTAGAATGATcgacatatatatatatattctctTCTAAAATACCCTGtttaattgaagaatgtTTCCTGACTATACCGTTTCATTATGAGAGAGAAAAATGTATATGCTATGTAAAAAATGCACGTACTTTTCAAGTTAATATAAATGGacataatataattattttacAACGAAA
This is a stretch of genomic DNA from Debaryomyces hansenii CBS767 chromosome G complete sequence. It encodes these proteins:
- a CDS encoding DEHA2G00418p (no similarity), yielding MFTLQYISSNICAKPFMAFIMLVILFTTSIGCYLELMVYLCAAVLLQADHFKMLTNDTNETIEHVLVRSVIEKRPFKYADESSLYAHVWQEIITDINILVRAKYNNKYYHLGSIEDTKDRFFGIMNSSSRSLRTKKDPSTVNFTDWEKTLLIARNIYEEDSCNEKCDEKY
- a CDS encoding DEHA2G00484p (no similarity) is translated as MSEAANNERLSIYIDDAISTILEVKLNRIVPPTLQTMVNNKFNEAPTWFTSEMNNIKSGLTD
- a CDS encoding DEHA2G00396p (no similarity); translation: MSRWETVNSILKVVIPTFLTLISVEIPLAYYDFIKISQGIVWYELTFGLYLLFGSTLFYTGFSLRKLTELLMLESIERRPFKKLYTLRQNSIWNDISSNIFQEGRKCVPFGIGLSGNAIFLERTFKRNMTDIKRRLNTIYKDMDEDEVSGNDAILIAAKKTYDEDLKQYYNENIFKKNDNWSKYGTTVPLNPITETTKFEDNERCRSRVEFAIKLVIIVCLASYGLIYVVIECLGFINKFLGFVDKWIG
- a CDS encoding DEHA2G00462p (similar to uniprot|P39518 Saccharomyces cerevisiae YER015W FAA2 Long chain fatty acyl-CoA synthetase); its protein translation is MTTKKTNIGESIEEEDFSHSLFGPEENGNVVSLISKLPLRYADEAIPIDSGEEKCTSVYRNKSSPGKLISNIHPRLNTLNKLFNNSVQLFADRPCFGYRKYNYETGVSDRQFSSFSYSEVNERRMDFGSGILYVLKNNPFKLKESKCHAKIGNHLRDWRKYGEPSEQEDENWSFIVSIFSANRLEWVLSDLACAAYSFGNTSLYDTLGPDAIRYILDLTRSPILICSKEKVRRIINMKRDFPDLLGDLITIVSMDPLFHTYANSRFKDEDQSLMELARATNITLYDFDQVEKFGKSSRIRELPPTGNTLNTIAFTSGTTGSKPKGVVLTHENAATSITFLASAMPQVNPGRAFIFLPLTHIYERGTTGFALTTGYYLGFPQLTITSSAPVNSFDNLIEDLRLFKPTYLSLVPRILTKMESVIKAAVSSSNPDIASSVNKIISYKLKKHCEFDGSKGLHKEYDNYAPYKDLRSIVGFDNLVWTQTASAPISGSTLSYLRASLNIGIKQLYGLTETYGASTQGGAYECKPGSCGSVGVGEEVKLKEIPEMGYYAKENKGEVLFRGPMVFHGYFRNKSATGECFDNDGWFHTGDVATIDRDTGRLFIVDRVKNFFKLAQGEYVSPEKVENVYLSFNPILSQLFIHGDRLKSYLVGIAGIDHNSGMKFLHDFCGYKKSYLTTTQLLIEMNKFKNRQKFLLKINSSVGKQLQGFERLHNIHIDINPLTVERNVVTPTFKIKRAIAAKYFSDILTRLYEENPVVETKPKL
- a CDS encoding DEHA2G00330p (weakly similar to uniprot|P43535 Saccharomyces cerevisiae YFR009W GCN20 Positive regulator of the Gcn2p kinase activity forms a complex with Gcn1p); amino-acid sequence: MPKRPKNSKGSKCAKNTIVATSQVSRFHSETLETLFNNVDLKQVNISVGDRDLIVDTDLQLFAGIHYGLVGGNGTGKTTLLKCIGNKIITGFPSNIRSLYVEQLVSGLELELTVIEAVINSDKERTNLVRCAKALEEALGSGDDTEIAQCFHKIQLDNQKREFEDAQKTAMERSGARGAVARKILNNKEDELRQIEKLALEEPNGSHKIKLVEMVQDLLNEMNEKLAIYDNEEVIVSNVHAILSGLGFTNEMQGGRLKDLSGGWRVRVSLASALLIKPDVLLLDEPTNHLDLPAILWLQKYLAGLDNTTILLVSHDRAFLNATIDEVIVLKNKSLVYYKGNYDEYLENYEERQAHLKTVANAIDKKKTAAQKSMEKGAATARKSGDDKKLAVIASKKKKMDRLGMEVNSKGHRFKLNRDRPGYHEAIRDDVEVEGKEVIQKWRIGDPSPLRYQGDLIKLDDVSFRYNNRQKLILTKVSLGVSQRARIAILGANGYGKSTLMKILTGDLLPTSGVVQWPGNAKISLFSQHNAEEVLNSCTPETTPVSLLLNKCPNKKESDARAHLGGFGIRGNVSISSLDVLSGGELARVALALHIFDSVPHVLFLDEPTNHLDILSVDSLIGALSNYNGALVISSHDQYFISHIAREIYTIEKSKLKYLDGGIQQYINSVSKTKKIQRKS
- a CDS encoding DEHA2G00374p (no similarity) — protein: MFTLQYVLSNIGMDPLMFFMGFMALAEILRGRCPSLILYLNVIVSTQADHFTSLINDMNESIENVLITKVIEKRPFKYQDESLLYINTWQEIIADINLQVRAKYNNKYYHLGNIEVAKDRFFGIMNKFSLRTKNESSMVDFTYWEKTLLIARNMYEEDSRNEKICDEKY
- a CDS encoding DEHA2G00352p (no similarity); translation: MSRWETFNNILKVVIPAFLTLISAEVALIYYDFIEISPSIMSWELTFGCILLSVSINFYSYYSSRKLTEFLMIESIKRRPFKELYTFGQIAIWNDISSNIFQEGKKCVPFGVGFSRSAAFLDKMFKKNMADIRRKLNTKYKDIDEDEIHGNDAILIAAKKTSDEDVKQYYNENIFSKNDNWKKYGTPGPLDPITTTTKFEKNEKLRGRIQLATTLFFIAYMIFYFWLAL
- a CDS encoding DEHA2G00440p (no similarity), with product MTKRQKKEKQMHYFWILRISPYIEVAQSFYSKKTHILIKYAIR
- a CDS encoding DEHA2G00506p (no similarity), with the protein product MNSKFAVLEASLNTKLAVLEASLNTKLAVLEARIDMLDYRYLCLFNYQRRMGAHEAISVPFLDREINQEELPPILSVENINRLTKEQCQNYLMGYKVQFHPNETVKLKEMLRDVVGLMASHDLNYQFSTFFP